In a genomic window of Acipenser ruthenus unplaced genomic scaffold, fAciRut3.2 maternal haplotype, whole genome shotgun sequence:
- the LOC131733490 gene encoding polymerase delta-interacting protein 3-like isoform X2: MRGGAVGGVRSRMGPALQTTLGGGGRGMPPLIHRGVGGFDARQKIGVSDARLRLGGGAAAAGGAGSLLPMKDAREKLGQKDARFRIRGQIQDARQTINSRKQGGGASEHQGGGASKLLDARDRLSLKRSIPMNPPSTLGSASSQATPPVKITKTIQVRAGNQTPIPQQCDPVQVLLLPA; the protein is encoded by the exons ATGCGAGGGGGTGCAGTGGGAGGGGTCCGGTCTCGAATGGGACCCGCTCTGCAGACGACACTgggggggggaggcagagggATGCCCCCCCTGATTCACAGAGGAGTGGGGGGCTTCGACGCACGCCAGAAAATTGGGGTGTCAGACGCCAGACTCCGACTGGGAGGGGGTGCAGCAGCAGCTGGTG gtGCCGGCTCACTCCTCCCTATGAAAGACGCGCGAGAGAAACTGGGACAGAAAGACGCGCGATTCCGAATCCGAGGACAAATCCAGGACGCTCGGCAGACCATCAACTCCCGCAAGCAAGGGGGCGGGGCCTCGGAACACCAGGGGGGAGGGGCCAGCAAGCTGCTGGACGCCAGGGATAGGCTGAGCCTGAAGAGGAGCATTCCGATGAACCCGCCCTCCACTCTGGGTTCCGCCAGCTCTCAGGCCACGCCCCCTGTGAAGATCACCAAAACCATACAGGtgagggctgggaatcagactccaatcccacagcagtgtgatccagtccaggttttactgctaccagcttga